A window of Pirellulales bacterium genomic DNA:
TCCGTAGATTCCGTAGCTGGTGTCAAACTCGTCGAGGTCTGGTACAAACCTCAGTTCGGGCTCCACGTGCGCGAACGCAAACCCCGACAGACGGCGTCCTGGCTCAAGAAAGCTAGTTCGACGACCGCCTCCTGATGGCGAGTATCTACCGTTGGGGAGTCTGAGTGTCGATCACTTTCCCTGCGCAAACCGGTGCCCGGTCGTTTCCACGTCGGCCTTGTAGAGCGAGGTGCGAGCGGTGATGTAAAGCGTCTTGAACTCCGGGCCGCCGAACGTCACGTTGGCCGGCGGTTCGGGCACCTCGATGATGCCCAGATGCTTGCCGTCGCGATCGACGACTTGCAGGCCCAGCCCGGTGGCGATGTAAAGATTGCCTTGGGTGTCGATCGTCAGTCCGTCACCGCCGCGGCCCTGCTGCCCATCGGGCTGTTTCAGCCGGCAGAACACTTTGCCTTTACCGAGTTTGCCCGGCGACTCAACCGGATAGGCCATCACTTCTTCCTGCATGCTGGGCACGACGTAGAGCGTCTTTTCGTCGGTCGACAGAATCACGCCGTTGGGCGCTTTGAGATCGTCGATGAGCCGTTTCACCA
This region includes:
- a CDS encoding SMP-30/gluconolactonase/LRE family protein: VKRLIDDLKAPNGVILSTDEKTLYVVPSMQEEVMAYPVESPGKLGKGKVFCRLKQPDGQQGRGGDGLTIDTQGNLYIATGLGLQVVDRDGKHLGIIEVPEPPANVTFGGPEFKTLYITARTSLYKADVETTGHRFAQGK